One window of Romeriopsis navalis LEGE 11480 genomic DNA carries:
- a CDS encoding thermonuclease family protein, with product MKTALSLAAIGVTILAVQFPSTAANFTAKVVSVGDGDTITIGYNGKKKTVRLACIDAPETRQKPWGQRSTAKLKGLLPGGQRVKIRQVTIDRYGRTVGEVYVGNRSINLAMVQAGEAVVYRQYLDACRDTKSLYLKAEQQAKKRRLGYWNQRNPIMPSTFRRQGRRSNSSPRRTQGTMSTQGYVAGTCKELRRMGLSRFTPGDPNYTRGRDRDNDGIACE from the coding sequence ATGAAAACAGCACTATCCCTGGCAGCGATCGGCGTAACTATCCTCGCTGTTCAATTTCCCTCTACAGCGGCGAACTTCACCGCCAAAGTTGTTTCGGTGGGTGATGGCGACACGATTACGATCGGTTACAACGGCAAAAAGAAGACGGTGCGACTGGCTTGCATTGATGCACCCGAAACACGGCAGAAGCCTTGGGGTCAGCGTTCAACTGCAAAGTTAAAAGGATTGCTGCCGGGTGGTCAGCGGGTCAAAATCCGCCAAGTGACGATCGACCGTTATGGTCGCACAGTCGGTGAGGTCTACGTGGGTAATCGATCGATCAATCTTGCAATGGTTCAGGCGGGTGAGGCAGTGGTTTATCGGCAATACCTTGATGCCTGTCGCGATACTAAATCGCTATATCTCAAGGCTGAACAACAGGCAAAGAAGCGGCGGCTTGGGTATTGGAATCAGCGTAATCCCATCATGCCGTCTACTTTCCGTCGTCAAGGTCGTCGTTCAAATAGCAGCCCTAGACGAACCCAAGGAACAATGTCCACTCAAGGGTATGTTGCTGGCACTTGTAAGGAGTTGCGACGAATGGGCTTAAGTCGTTTTACCCCCGGCGATCCTAATTACACACGCGGGCGGGACAGGGACAACGACGGCATTGCTTGCGAGTAG